The DNA region CTTATTCTTAGTAGTTGTAAGTCCATCACCTATAGTCTTAAAGTGTTCATCAACTTTACTTCTCTTGTCATCAGATTTAACTGCTGTAAGCCCTAAAGCATCACCAATAGCATTACCAAAGACGCCAAAAATCTCGTAAAACCCATGACCTATCTTAACTAATGAATCTAAGAAAGTATTCTTACTCTCAGTAGCCAATTTAACTTCTTAAGTTTTATTACAACAATATAGAAGGCAATTTTAGATATAAATCTAAAATTGCCTTCTAATCTTACTTTTAAGTAATCTAATCTAACTATCTAATTTACTGCTGAGCTGTTGATTTTGGAGCTCTTGCTTGATCTATTTTTTGTTTAGTTTTCTCAAGAACATTCTTTACTGTTTTTTTAATTATATCTTCTACTGCTACTAATAACTTATTTACAGCACTTACTCCTACTTTTTGCACCTCTTCTTTTCCTCCTCCTTGTCCATCTGCTGCACCTGATGCTAATTTACCATCTTTAACTAAGGAACGTAAAGCTATTCCTCCTGCTACAGCTGCTGCTTTAGCTGTATCTTTTGCTAAATTAGCTCCATTACCTCCTTTAGCAAATTCCAGTGGGGTTGTATTTTCAGTTGCTGCGGCTGCTACTACTTTAACATCTCCTTCTGTTGAATTAACTATTGATGCTAACATTTCATTTCCACTTACTGTTGCTAGTATTGCTGCTGCTTTACCTGCATCTGTTGCTGCTGCAGCACTATCTGTAGCCAATATCTTAGCCCCATCCTTATTATCTGTCCCATTAGCACCAACCTTTACTGCTGTGTCTCCTGCTTCTGGCTCTTTCACACCTTTTTCCTTTGCTGATTTTACTATCTCCTGCAAAGCCTTAAGGGCTTTCTTTAATTCAACATCAGCTGGTGTTGTCCCTTGAGTATTGGTTGCTGCATCGCCTACCACATTGTCATCACCTATTGTTCCTAAGGAATCTAAATGTGTTTTTAATGTACTTAAAGTAGCCTTAGCAGCATCAACTGCACTTCTAATAGCCTTGCTTAGATCACCTTTATCAAGCTCTGTTTCTGACTTTTTTGCTACTTGTTCTAACTCTGCTGATGCTTTTCCAAGCTTAGCACCTAAGCTGTTAAAATAATCTCCTACATCCTCTTTCTTTGTAGTTGATTTAGCAGTAAAGCCTAATGTATCTGAGAGTAACTCTAAAAAAGAATAAAAAGCATTCTCAGCACTTCTACCTACATTCATTAGAACTGCACTTAAACTGCTCCCTCCTGTAGCTGCCCCGCCACCATTAGCAGCATCAACTGATTGTTGTCCACTGCCACAGCCAAGAAGTAAAAATAAAGTCATTAATAATGCACAAAAAGTAATTCTTTTCATTATCACGTGCCTCCTTTTTTACTCAACTCAGGAGGACAAGACGATTAACAACCTTTGATAAGCATAAAAACAAAAGGAAAACAATTCTTATGAAGAGAAATAGTTTTCCTCAAATGACTTTATTTAGTTATATTTATTGTTATTAAATCTTAACTAGTTTTTCTTAGTTTGAAGGATCTACTTATCAGTAGCTAAAGAAGTATCACTAAAATTAATTTTCATAAAAATTAATTTTCATAGCATCTTTAACGGTTTTAAGACCTATGTCAATTGTTTTTCTTATTGCTATAGTTAAAATACCCATTGCTTTAGTGACTATACTTAATGCCACATCTTTAACTGCAAGAGCATAATCATTATCAGCAATATCAGAACCATCAAATTTACCACCTTTAATCATGGATCTTAAATCTATAACAACTGTTATAGTAATATCTTCAGCATTACATTGACAGCATCAATAACAGAACTATCACCACGTTTAAACCCTATAACCTGTAATATGTCAGCACCAGTTACTGCTACGACAGTTTTAGCGACATTAACTACTGATTTCTTAGGATCAGAATTCATAGCAACACTACCAAGTAGGTTTTTACCTATAATACCAATAGTCTAATTAACAGTCTTAATACCTTAGATTATTTTATTAAGTAGACACCAAGATATTAAATCTCAACCACTACTTTTTTCGCATTTATTTTTGGGAATATTTGTATTCATTTGATACTCCTATAATATATTTACTAAAAATATTTTTATTATAAACAGGTTTACTTTTTAATAGGTATTGCATTATCATAGTTAGTAGTAAATTCACAAATTAGGAGATTAAATATGAAAAGTACAAAAAAGACTACCAACAAATACCAACACAAGTTAATCGTTTTAATATCTACACTAAATTATATGAACTTAAATCTTAAGCAATACACTCAAAGCAACATACTTTATTACTTTAATAACAATATGAAAAAAAATGACCAAAAACCTGTTAAACTTAAAACTCTACAAAGTTATCTATATAAATTAGAAAAAGAATTTAAAGTGACAATTAATTATCACAGACATTTGGGTGTTAACATGGGAACTGAAGTTCATTACAAACTTAAATACAACAAAAAAGAATGTTACCGCATAATCAATAAACACTTCAGAGAAAAAAAAGAAGAGAGACACAAAAATCGTATTAATGCGTATTTTAAAAAAACTTGCACTAAAAATAGCAGTGTAGAAAAATGGGAGTGTTTTAATAATTCTTATAATAATAAAGAAGAAGATAAAAACAACACAAAATCTATAGAAAAATTACAAGTAGAAAAATACGCTAAGAAATGCAATTTTAAATCAAATGCTTTCCTCTCTATTTTGAATTTAGAAGCGGACAAAGATTTTAAAATTCAATCATTTAAAGCCATTAAAATAGCTGAAAATAGTGGGTATAAAGGAATAAATGAAATTAAACCAAATAACATTAAACTTGCAATTAAACAAAAAGAATTAAGTAAAATACTAGATGAGATAAAAGATAATCTAAAGGATGAGGGATATGACAGCAAACAATTAGAGAGCCAAATACAAAATGTGTATGCACAATATAAAAACAAACCACACTTTATCATAGAAAAAGATAAATACAGTGATTTAAAAAAGATAATAGAAAAACTTAAAAAAACAGTTG from Borrelia parkeri includes:
- a CDS encoding variable large family protein — translated: MKRITFCALLMTLFLLLGCGSGQQSVDAANGGGAATGGSSLSAVLMNVGRSAENAFYSFLELLSDTLGFTAKSTTKKEDVGDYFNSLGAKLGKASAELEQVAKKSETELDKGDLSKAIRSAVDAAKATLSTLKTHLDSLGTIGDDNVVGDAATNTQGTTPADVELKKALKALQEIVKSAKEKGVKEPEAGDTAVKVGANGTDNKDGAKILATDSAAAATDAGKAAAILATVSGNEMLASIVNSTEGDVKVVAAAATENTTPLEFAKGGNGANLAKDTAKAAAVAGGIALRSLVKDGKLASGAADGQGGGKEEVQKVGVSAVNKLLVAVEDIIKKTVKNVLEKTKQKIDQARAPKSTAQQ
- a CDS encoding variable large family protein, with the translated sequence MIKGGKFDGSDIADNDYALAVKDVALSIVTKAMGILTIAIRKTIDIGLKTVKDAMKINFYEN
- a CDS encoding plasmid maintenance protein, with translation MKSTKKTTNKYQHKLIVLISTLNYMNLNLKQYTQSNILYYFNNNMKKNDQKPVKLKTLQSYLYKLEKEFKVTINYHRHLGVNMGTEVHYKLKYNKKECYRIINKHFREKKEERHKNRINAYFKKTCTKNSSVEKWECFNNSYNNKEEDKNNTKSIEKLQVEKYAKKCNFKSNAFLSILNLEADKDFKIQSFKAIKIAENSGYKGINEIKPNNIKLAIKQKELSKILDEIKDNLKDEGYDSKQLESQIQNVYAQYKNKPHFIIEKDKYSDLKKIIEKLKKTVEYTNKNTQKNEGDIRNNIFSILLDQLRHKVDTSVLVPILKNYLSRQNTLEYNKVFSNHYYCELLELMENNKDYLQLGESKKVTS